In one window of Procambarus clarkii isolate CNS0578487 chromosome 63, FALCON_Pclarkii_2.0, whole genome shotgun sequence DNA:
- the LOC138354587 gene encoding putative per-hexamer repeat protein 5 has translation MVTNTRWGTNTRWGTNTRLGTNTRWGTNTRWGTNTRWGTNSCWGTITRWGTNTRWGTNTAWGPNTGWGTNTCWGPNTGWGTNTSWGTNTGWGTNNGWGTNTRWGTNTR, from the coding sequence ATGGTCACCAACACCCGCTGGGGaactaacacccgctggggcaccaacacccgcttgggcactaacacccgctggggcaccaacacccgctggggcaccaacacccgctggggcaccaactccTGCTGGGGCACTAtcacccgctggggcactaacacccgctggggcaccaacaccgcCTGGGGCCCCAACAccggctggggcaccaacacctgctggggccccaacaccggctggggcaccaacaccagctggggcaccaacaccggctggggcaccaacaacggctggggcaccaacacccgctggggcaccaacacccgctAA
- the LOC138354588 gene encoding MAGE-like protein 2 encodes MVPQRVLVPQRVIVPQQGLVAQRMLVPQQVLVPQRVLVPQRVLVPQRVLVPQRVLVSLQVLVPQRVLVPQRVLVPQRVLVPQRVLVSLQVLVLQRVLVPQQGLVPQRVLVPQRVLRVLVPQRVLVPQRVLVSQRVLLPQPVLGPQPVLVPQRV; translated from the exons GCCCCAGCAGGGGTTGGTGGCCCAGCGGATGTTGGTGCCCCAGcaggtgttagtgccccagcgggtgttggtgccccagcgggtgttggtgccccagcgggtgttagtgccccagcgggtgttggtgtCCCTGcaggtgttagtgccccagcgggtgttggtgccccagcgggtgttggtgccccagcgggtgttagtgccccagcgggtgttggtgtCCCTGCAGGTGTTAGTGctccagcgggtgttagtgccccagcaggggttggtgccccagcgggtgttggtgccccagcgggtgttg cgggtgttagtgcctcagcgggtgttggtgccccagcgggtgttagtgtcCCAGCGGGTGTTGCTGCCCCAGCCGGTGTTGGGGCCCCagccggtgttggtgccccagcgggtgtaa